A region of the Bradysia coprophila strain Holo2 unplaced genomic scaffold, BU_Bcop_v1 contig_232, whole genome shotgun sequence genome:
AGTGTAGTCTACATCTGAGCGATCGAAAAACTACCGAGTTCTACAACCTCAAATGAACCATACGTACTAATATTGTTTAGCATCGAGACGATGGCGTTTTGAACCAGGAACAATTGACTGATGTCCTGAAAAGTTGACAACATTTTCGACACTTCCTATTCACCACTAAAACTATCGACTCGTGTGTATATTCCCCGACGTTTGGTCTCACAAAGCTTGgcaaaaatttgtattgcaGCAATTTCAAGCAAACATTCGCCTGCATAAGTGCATTGGTAAACAAATtggaatacgaaaaaaaaacgctcgACATATTTGCTATGCTTTAAAgctaattataattttaaacaaatgagtCGACAAACAGCCACTTAAAGCACTCATGTTGTGTTTGATTTAGAGTCCTGTAACAAGTGCACACAACAATGTAAAGAACGAAGTGGAATGAGAGAATAGGGTGAATGTGCCGAGCACAGGTAGAAAGTGATTTGTGATGAGCGCCATCAATGTTTTGATTTACCTTTCTGTAAAGGGTTGTGAGGATAATCCAAGTTACTCTAAGCATACACAACATAAGATTGTAAACGTTAatgttttatgaatgaatcagttggaaaacagctgaaacgcAATACGTCACCtatttcaaagtcgccgactgtaatgaagaaaaaaaagttgtagaACGGTCTTAGTCTCTACTAGCctcataatttcattttgtttagttttactgaaaatcttcgaaaagtTCTGCAAACTCCgataaaaattacttttgtaAATAGTCAGGAGTTTGTCAGGTCTTGTGTGAACTATGATAGTCTACACGTAGGTCCAGACACTGAACTTGGAATTGGCCGTAggcaataattaattaaacaaaaaatctctGAATCTATTTCCATCCTACTGAAGTCATAATGTAACGTTATCAGGTAAACGTACCCTACAGTTAAAAGAACCATAGTTTTGTTGccataaaaatcaaatcactGAATAATTGAGTAATTGGCCACTTAAAGCACTTACGTTATGTTCGAATTAGATATGCAGGCTATTCTgtcgacaacaaacaaaaatcatgaATGATCTTCGAAGAACAGTGTTTCCATTTATCGACATTACATACACATGAACTCACCTTCAAGAAATCTTTCCCATAGGATCATCATTCAGAGTTCTTACTTTTATATAATCCAACTGGAACGCAAAAGGGCGGTTTCTTCAGTCTTCAGTCTGAGCATTTTTTGTACTGATCAATCATTCACTGTTTCACTACTCAATCATTTGCTTCTAGACTGTGATTTATATGgaacttaagaggcatcgatgcctAGCTCAAATAGTAGCCTACATTTACGTGTCtcgcatttcattttttgatatctttccaccagaatcctttttcaaaaacatgggaccgcaataacgaccacgaatgtgttagctttcaacagtagtcgtttgaccagcgaCCTGATCTACAATCGCCTTGACCTTACATTCAGACAGATCGTGGACTTTTGCCGcgttgaatttcaaaattctcaGAAGGAAGTGTCGAGTGTCGAATGTCTACTAAAGGTCCACAATTctcggaatttttttaaagttctgTTGTAGAACTCagttaagaggttccgagcctacgctgaaattgtagcctacatttctgcgtttcgaaatttttgatcgctgatatctttttacgagagccctttttgaaaaatgtacgaccacattttcgagtaaaaatatgtcagctttgaataaaaaataaaattgtctgtgaaagttccatgtgctttgagaaaactgtaccgatgccccaaatttgcatcaaaggtacacttttctcaaagcacatggaactttcacagacaattttattttttattcaaagctgacatatttttactcgaaaatgtggtcgtacatttttcaaaaagggctctcgtaaaaagatatcagcgatcaaaaaattcgaaacgcagaaatgtaggctacaatttcagcgtaggctcggaacctcttaagaAGTCAGGTGGCTCTGTCTTCCTCTCGAAACAATATGTAATAGACCGCAATTTACGACAAAATTCTCATTTATTTACAGATCCGTCCACATCATCAATGGTCAAAAAATTACACCAAAATCCACTCAATAGTTCCGCGGCTGAGTACCAAAGCCCAGACCCATTCCTCTCATAGTGTGTGTCATTTGTCTGGCCACTTCGTATTGCTGTTCCATCGTCGACAACATTTCGGTTTGCTTTTTGATCGAATCAGGTGCTTTTTGTGTCTCATCCTCAGCCACTTTCGGTGCATCTTTCATGCCCATCAATCGCAAAAACTTCGTCGCCATTTTACCATCCGAATCCTGTGAAAATTTCGTCTGTTCCCAACGATTGTTTGTGGTCTGTTGTTCGCCTTCGACTTTCTTGTTACCCCACAGCAGTTTTCGCTTCTGCATTTGTTCTGTGTACCGAGCACTGGCCAACAATGGACTAATTAGGTTCGGCGGTGCAGTAGCGGCAACAATGGTTGTGGTtgcggtggtggtggtggtgggaGCAGGcgtgatttgttttgttacagATGCCGTTACCAATGGCATTTGGGGTAGTTGAAGTGACATAAGACTTTTGGGCGGTTCTTTGATTGCACTTCGATCATGCTGATAAGACCGTGGTGGGGGCAAATTGTCCCGTGAGCCGTTGTCGCGTGACCGAGATCTGGATTTGGATTTTGATCTGGTATTATTATGACGATCACGGCCTCTGTCATATCGGTCCTTATCACTGCGTCTTTGATCGTTGCGGTCAGTTCTATCATTTCGATCGCGTCTGCTGTCTGAACGATTGTCTCTGTGACGGCTAGAGGAAGAGTCAAAATTTCAGTAGACGCAACGACCGTAGTCGCAATTCACTTACGAATATTTGTCATCCTTTTCCGGTCTGCTGCGACCCTTCTCCCGTCGATCTCTGTCACGTTCGCGATCACGATCCCTGTTCCTGTGCTTATCCGTCTTATCTCTCGTTTTCTCGGTGAATCTATCACGACCGGACGATTCTTTGCTTTTGTCCGATTTGTAGCGATCCACTTCTTTCGACGAACTGCTCGATTTCTCGTCCGAACGATTATGCCTGTTCGACCTGTGTGATGACTGATTAAATCGAATGATTAGAAGcgacattttcaacaaattagaAATGTTGATTCGAACCTGTGGCATAGCATCCGTTTCACATTTCTTTGGTTTCACGTCACTGACTTTGGGTAGCGATGATCGAGCGTCGGATGAATCGGAGTCCTGCGAATCAAGAGAATTAAGCACAAATAGAAAATTAGCTTTCGTTAGTCTCGTgatcgttttttgtttgtttcttaaGTCAAGACAATTTTCTATGTCTAAATTGATGATTCGGAATCGTGCACGGTCGATCcataaaatttgaacggacacaaatccaaaattttcgaattcgtTTGGTTGTGACATCAAAGACACCAACTGACTgatcgaaacaaaatatttagcgAGACTAGACTCGATGCGATTGGCAATGAGTGACTGAAAGTCGACGCTCGAAGTTGCAAGTGTAGAGGCGACAATAACTTGTTCGGAGGGAATGGTCTCAGAACGCATTTCtcagattttctttgaaattcgTTGCCGAGTAACAAAAGAGAATGTAGAGATCCAGCTAATCATAAATGCCAACAGAAGATGGGAAGGACTTCGGAATGATATTTCTTTTTaccaggcccggactggccatattgGGCGATCAGTATAAGGATTGGGGACGATTTGAAGTGTATAACCCCAATGGCTCACTCTCATTCCATACGAAATGCCAAAGAAGTCTAGGGGACAATTGAGTTTTATGGGAGAAAAAGTTGATTGACCCAATTGTCATCCTGATGCTTGCTGCAACTTTCTGTCGAAGTGACATTCTATCTCTCTGATTTAAAACTGCAGCAAAACGGCaaacttttatgaaaaatatgagCTGATTCCATAAAACACAGGTGTCACTCACATACGCGTTCTAACACGTGTACAGTTACGGAAAAAGTCATCATTTAACCGGGAAAGCAAATTCGTTGACCGTTTTTcgtacgaaaacaaaaatatttggactAAAGCTAAAATCTGACGAGCAATTGTGATTGTCGATCCTACCATACTCGATACTTGCATACTCGTGTCACAGTCCGAGGCCTCTTTTGTTTCCAATCGGGTTTCGGATGGAGATGAGTGTGATATTGCTAGATTTTGCAAAGTGAAAAACGAATCGTTTTTGCGCGCTAGATGGGACCCACGTTAGAGACGaatgaaaaatggaattgattGTAGTGAAGAACATAGCAGACTGTGGTCGTAGCCCAGATGCGACATATGCCTTTACAGAAAGTAATCTAGTAATCAAGAATCCCAAATATTGAGAAGAGAACCCTAAAAAATCATGAATTGCTCAAACgtagatgctattggcagaCCATTTCacctgcaaatagtctttgtaaaaggaaaaatactattggcaggcgcctgacAATAGCCTGTGTAAAAGAGAAAATGCTATTGTCAGGTGCCTGCCAATAGCCTCAGTAAAAGGGAaaacactattcgcaggccagttcgcctgccaatagcattttgtgataatttggctattggcaggcgtcTGCGAATAGTCATTACTTTGTTCAAAATTGTCGAGTTCCAGAATTGGTAAGATGGTGGACCATGTGGAGTCGAGGAACCAACCCACCTCAAActggaagaaaaaattatgaaaatcggCCATTACAAGCTAAAGCCATTACGACATTGCAGTCCTGACTTGCAAGTTGATCATTCGAAAACTGGTCTGGAAACTTGGGCATgtctttaaaacaaaaatttagttcatCATCTAGGAGTCGATACCTTGGCAGGGTCCCTATAGcgctcaaaaataaaattcgcagACCAAATGTTTGTCACGTTGCAAAATCTGACTATTTTTCCACCAATCTAAATCCACAACCCGATTGGGGAGGAAAGAATCCGTGGCCTATAGGAAGTAAGGCCGAAAatacacgagcaattttgtcTTGCTGAGAATTGTATTGTTCATTGTAAGACGAACTGTGGGTTACGTTAACGCCCTCACTTGGAAGGGCTCACATTTAgggtttagcaaaatgtcaggattcgGCACATTTCAAGTGAATGCGTATGGAAAACACAACATAAATGTCGATCTCAGCCAATACTCTCTAAATATTCAATATCCCgaaggtacaaaactttattttacctggaaaacatACTAATTCCAGGGGTGGTGTTATCTAACGATTTTCCATCAGAAGATGAACTTGCTCTTGTAAACTTTCGAAACTCGTTCAACTGAAAGTGTACTGCTgtctcgtgtaacggaccagtggaaacgactgaagatggtAAGACCACGCTCacctctgaccgccactgtatccggaggtcgaaacagcatttcaTCTCGactttcgcttcacgcgatccatgggaaagggaagagtaattatgctcagtttgtttgttttggtgtgTTCGTTTGAACTTGATTTTGTCTGCGTGTTTGTatgttttccaggtaaaataaagttttgtaccttcGGGATATTGaatgctagagagggtattgtcTCAGCAgatcgtgtgttttcggctcAAGTGCTCGGATCGACAATCGCAATGGGCCACGTGTGTGTTTGTTTTCGGCTTAACACATTCCTTCTACCATGGCTGCaaggcaaatattttttaattgaattatttggcgaaagaattaaaattaagattttttttttgttttgttttgaatgtAAATCAATTTGAACTACTCACCGAATCAATGCTGTTTTGTCAACACCAACATTACATTACCACACATTGCACACAGCATTGAATCTACACGTGTGTGCTCTTTATCATCTTTATCATcgtcaattttgtgattttttgtcgatttgaGATTTGAGTATAATATAACAATACAGTGCAATGCGTTAATTAATTgttctttt
Encoded here:
- the LOC119076896 gene encoding arginine/serine-rich coiled-coil protein 2-like isoform X3, which codes for MESISDYGQYGGSDEEQENSSNSKTTRDNPSAKNYGNNQSRGHSISDATSSRRRKATATTDDTNYEEIQMDLSEDSDSSDARSSLPKVSDVKPKKCETDAMPHQSSHRSNRHNRSDEKSSSSSKEVDRYKSDKSKESSGRDRFTEKTRDKTDKHRNRDRDRERDRDRREKGRSRPEKDDKYSRHRDNRSDSRRDRNDRTDRNDQRRSDKDRYDRGRDRHNNTRSKSKSRSRSRDNGSRDNLPPPRSYQHDRSAIKEPPKSLMSLQLPQMPLVTASVTKQITPAPTTTTTATTTIVAATAPPNLISPLLASARYTEQMQKRKLLWGNKKVEGEQQTTNNRWEQTKFSQDSDGKMATKFLRLMGMKDAPKVAEDETQKAPDSIKKQTEMLSTMEQQYEVARQMTHTMRGMGLGFGTQPRNY
- the LOC119076896 gene encoding arginine/serine-rich coiled-coil protein 2-like isoform X5, with the protein product MDLSEDSDSSDARSSLPKVSDVKPKKCETDAMPHQSSHRSNRHNRSDEKSSSSSKEVDRYKSDKSKESSGRDRFTEKTRDKTDKHRNRDRDRERDRDRREKGRSRPEKDDKYSRHRDNRSDSRRDRNDRTDRNDQRRSDKDRYDRGRDRHNNTRSKSKSRSRSRDNGSRDNLPPPRSYQHDRSAIKEPPKSLMSLQLPQMPLVTASVTKQITPAPTTTTTATTTIVAATAPPNLISPLLASARYTEQMQKRKLLWGNKKVEGEQQTTNNRWEQTKFSQDSDGKMATKFLRLMGMKDAPKVAEDETQKAPDSIKKQTEMLSTMEQQYEVARQMTHTMRGMGLGFGTQPRNY
- the LOC119076896 gene encoding arginine/serine-rich coiled-coil protein 2-like isoform X4 gives rise to the protein MESISDYGQYGGSDEEQENSSNSKTTRDNPSAKNYGNNQSRGHSISDATSSRRRKATATTDDTNYEEIQMDLSEDSDSSDARSSLPKVSDVKPKKCETDAMPQSSHRSNRHNRSDEKSSSSSKEVDRYKSDKSKESSGRDRFTEKTRDKTDKHRNRDRDRERDRDRREKGRSRPEKDDKYSRHRDNRSDSRRDRNDRTDRNDQRRSDKDRYDRGRDRHNNTRSKSKSRSRSRDNGSRDNLPPPRSYQHDRSAIKEPPKSLMSLQLPQMPLVTASVTKQITPAPTTTTTATTTIVAATAPPNLISPLLASARYTEQMQKRKLLWGNKKVEGEQQTTNNRWEQTKFSQDSDGKMATKFLRLMGMKDAPKVAEDETQKAPDSIKKQTEMLSTMEQQYEVARQMTHTMRGMGLGFGTQPRNY
- the LOC119076896 gene encoding arginine/serine-rich coiled-coil protein 2-like isoform X1; this translates as MRSETIPSEQVIVASTLATSSVDFQSLIANRIESSLAKYFVSISQLVSLMSQPNEFENFGFVSVQILWIDRARFRIINLDIENCLDLRNKQKTITRLTKANFLFVLNSLDSQDSDSSDARSSLPKVSDVKPKKCETDAMPHQSSHRSNRHNRSDEKSSSSSKEVDRYKSDKSKESSGRDRFTEKTRDKTDKHRNRDRDRERDRDRREKGRSRPEKDDKYSRHRDNRSDSRRDRNDRTDRNDQRRSDKDRYDRGRDRHNNTRSKSKSRSRSRDNGSRDNLPPPRSYQHDRSAIKEPPKSLMSLQLPQMPLVTASVTKQITPAPTTTTTATTTIVAATAPPNLISPLLASARYTEQMQKRKLLWGNKKVEGEQQTTNNRWEQTKFSQDSDGKMATKFLRLMGMKDAPKVAEDETQKAPDSIKKQTEMLSTMEQQYEVARQMTHTMRGMGLGFGTQPRNY
- the LOC119076896 gene encoding arginine/serine-rich coiled-coil protein 2-like isoform X2 — translated: MRSETIPSEQVIVASTLATSSVDFQSLIANRIESSLAKYFVSISQLVSLMSQPNEFENFGFVSVQILWIDRARFRIINLDIENCLDLRNKQKTITRLTKANFLFVLNSLDSQDSDSSDARSSLPKVSDVKPKKCETDAMPQSSHRSNRHNRSDEKSSSSSKEVDRYKSDKSKESSGRDRFTEKTRDKTDKHRNRDRDRERDRDRREKGRSRPEKDDKYSRHRDNRSDSRRDRNDRTDRNDQRRSDKDRYDRGRDRHNNTRSKSKSRSRSRDNGSRDNLPPPRSYQHDRSAIKEPPKSLMSLQLPQMPLVTASVTKQITPAPTTTTTATTTIVAATAPPNLISPLLASARYTEQMQKRKLLWGNKKVEGEQQTTNNRWEQTKFSQDSDGKMATKFLRLMGMKDAPKVAEDETQKAPDSIKKQTEMLSTMEQQYEVARQMTHTMRGMGLGFGTQPRNY